In a genomic window of Deinococcus metalli:
- a CDS encoding fimbrial assembly protein translates to MVEVNLLPQQYRTQTEPSAWRFAMYALAPLTVAAILIPEVITATRVSELNKQIDALNGEITALTPAKLEYDKLNAEKRDLEQVTAIATQLKATKTYWINDLAAFSAQLPSAPGVAVKSMTMRPIETSALSTLQQSGIYLGKNVVREIDVTGVASSQQAVVTFLKTFESSPNFGVNFKTLQSDQTSGQYNFTATVGVVGQAATTAPATTPATPGQAPQAPAAAPAGTAPTPGTPTGSVPGTQGGHSVN, encoded by the coding sequence GTGGTTGAAGTCAACCTGCTTCCCCAGCAGTACCGCACCCAGACCGAACCGAGCGCGTGGCGATTTGCGATGTACGCCCTGGCGCCCCTGACGGTGGCCGCCATCCTGATTCCCGAGGTGATCACCGCGACGCGCGTGTCCGAGCTGAACAAGCAGATCGACGCGCTGAACGGCGAGATCACGGCCCTGACGCCCGCCAAGCTGGAGTACGACAAGCTCAACGCCGAGAAACGCGATCTGGAGCAGGTCACGGCCATCGCCACACAGCTCAAGGCGACCAAGACGTACTGGATCAACGACCTCGCGGCCTTCAGCGCGCAGCTGCCCAGTGCGCCCGGCGTGGCTGTCAAGAGCATGACCATGCGCCCCATCGAGACCAGCGCCCTGAGCACGCTGCAGCAGAGCGGCATCTACCTGGGCAAGAACGTGGTGCGCGAGATCGACGTGACGGGCGTGGCGAGCAGCCAGCAGGCTGTGGTGACCTTCCTGAAGACCTTCGAGAGCAGCCCCAACTTCGGCGTGAACTTCAAGACGCTGCAGAGCGACCAGACGTCCGGGCAGTACAACTTCACCGCGACGGTCGGCGTGGTCGGTCAGGCGGCCACCACGGCGCCCGCCACCACGCCCGCCACGCCGGGACAGGCGCCGCAGGCCCCGGCGGCCGCGCCGGCCGGCACCGCGCCCACCCCCGGCACACCCACGGGCAGCGTGCCGGGAACCCAGGGAGGGCACAGTGTTAACTAA
- the murF gene encoding UDP-N-acetylmuramoyl-tripeptide--D-alanyl-D-alanine ligase, producing the protein MLDPRTVPFTAEVHPDARPARRLTWDSREAGADTAFVALPGERMHGNAFVQRALDAGAPFIVTDLDVPRAVRVRDAREALFAWARSERRRSPLVVGITGSAGKTTAKAYVTAALDAVSMPVYNTMPAIACFLIEHGRTPRPLVVEMGIDRVGEMAELVDLVRPDVGVVTTVAPAHLEQLGSVEVIAREKGVILQGRRALVGSQAAAFYPGVDSYGFGEGVTFPGEALEITPQTASFSFQGVPVRLPLASRVQAEAAVLGLRLAQEHGVDLDAAAARLASVQVPGGRYRVSPGRYTVIDDAYNASPVAVSAALEALAGFRGRRISVLGRMLELGDTERELHAQVGRDARAHADVTYGVGAFAAELGERAYATVPQLLAALLADVRDGDVVLVKASRGISWTPERRAQEGVGLDVIVDALVRQRDGGGPPPAS; encoded by the coding sequence ATGCTCGACCCCCGCACTGTTCCCTTCACCGCCGAGGTTCATCCGGACGCCCGGCCGGCCAGGCGGCTCACGTGGGATTCCCGTGAGGCCGGCGCGGACACCGCCTTCGTGGCGCTGCCGGGCGAGCGCATGCACGGCAACGCGTTCGTGCAGCGGGCGCTGGATGCCGGAGCGCCGTTCATCGTGACCGACCTGGACGTGCCGCGCGCGGTGCGGGTGCGTGACGCCCGCGAGGCGCTGTTCGCATGGGCGCGCTCGGAGCGGCGGCGCAGTCCGCTGGTGGTCGGCATCACGGGCAGCGCTGGCAAGACCACCGCGAAGGCCTACGTCACGGCGGCGCTGGACGCGGTGTCCATGCCGGTCTACAACACCATGCCGGCGATCGCGTGTTTCCTGATCGAGCACGGGCGCACTCCCCGGCCCCTGGTGGTCGAGATGGGCATCGACCGCGTGGGCGAGATGGCCGAGCTGGTGGACCTGGTGCGGCCGGATGTGGGCGTGGTCACGACCGTGGCGCCCGCGCACCTGGAGCAGCTGGGCAGCGTGGAGGTGATCGCGCGCGAGAAGGGCGTGATCCTCCAGGGCCGCCGGGCGCTGGTGGGCTCGCAGGCGGCGGCGTTCTATCCCGGCGTGGACAGCTACGGTTTCGGTGAAGGCGTCACCTTCCCGGGTGAGGCGCTGGAGATCACGCCGCAGACGGCGAGCTTCTCGTTCCAGGGCGTGCCCGTCCGGCTGCCGCTGGCGTCGCGCGTGCAGGCCGAGGCGGCCGTACTGGGCCTGCGGCTGGCGCAGGAGCACGGCGTGGATCTGGACGCCGCGGCCGCGCGCCTCGCGTCGGTACAGGTGCCCGGCGGGCGCTACCGCGTGTCACCGGGGCGGTACACCGTGATCGACGACGCATACAACGCCTCCCCGGTGGCCGTGAGCGCGGCGCTGGAGGCGCTCGCGGGCTTCCGTGGGCGGCGGATCAGCGTGCTGGGCCGCATGCTGGAACTGGGCGACACCGAGCGCGAGTTGCATGCCCAGGTGGGCCGGGACGCGCGGGCGCACGCGGACGTGACCTACGGCGTGGGCGCCTTCGCGGCCGAGCTGGGTGAGCGGGCCTACGCGACCGTGCCGCAGCTGCTGGCCGCCCTGCTGGCCGATGTGCGCGACGGCGACGTGGTGCTGGTGAAGGCCAGCCGCGGCATCTCGTGGACGCCGGAACGCCGCGCGCAGGAGGGTGTGGGGCTGGACGTGATCGTGGACGCCCTGGTGCGGCAGCGGGACGGTGGGGGGCCGCCGCCCGCGTCCTGA
- a CDS encoding bifunctional metallophosphatase/5'-nucleotidase, with amino-acid sequence MKRNAPLLLLTAALGLSACATTPTTLAPKPVNVTVLGLNDFHGNLAPTAFTKAGATTSIKAGGIEAISAELNDARKSNPNTIFVGGGDLIGASPINSGLLRDEPAVYALNKMGMSVSALGNHEFDQGLTELFRMQNGGCDSNDKSKACKFDPNYKGATFKWIGANVKYNAASGKTGTPFAPYSIQEIGGAKIAFVGAVTKTTPGIVSPEGVAMLDFTDEADAVNAVIPEIKAKKVDAIIMLIHEGGELNATSTANYSTVGCSVNEFNATQSPIVSIAKRVDPAVSAIISGHTHKGYNCLIPDPTGKDRIVIEGDFYGHLLQHLELKVDVANHAVMSVSAANLVVDYTAREAAGTLDFNMTQLLTTANAKTDAISNVTIANLGSPQIQRGINNVRNTESALGDVIADALLAGTQAQGAQIGLMNPGGIRADLPDTTRIKAGNAVNFGDVFAVHPFGNTTTVLSLTGQQLKDLLEQQWSGANATAIKLLQVSGGFTYSYTLANADGNRVDFASMKLNGTPISATATYRIATNNFLAAGGDNFTIFKQGTNVVQLANLADTDILSNYLKTNGASLTNTVKGRITAK; translated from the coding sequence ATGAAAAGAAACGCGCCCCTGCTGCTCCTGACGGCCGCCCTGGGCCTCAGCGCCTGTGCCACCACCCCCACCACGCTCGCGCCGAAGCCGGTGAACGTGACCGTGCTGGGCCTGAACGACTTCCACGGCAACCTCGCGCCCACGGCCTTCACCAAGGCCGGCGCGACGACGTCCATCAAGGCGGGCGGCATCGAGGCCATCTCCGCCGAGCTGAACGACGCCCGGAAGTCCAACCCGAACACGATCTTCGTGGGTGGCGGCGACCTGATCGGGGCCAGCCCGATCAACTCCGGCCTGCTGCGCGACGAGCCCGCCGTGTACGCCCTGAACAAGATGGGCATGTCGGTCAGTGCGCTGGGCAACCACGAGTTCGACCAGGGCCTGACCGAGCTGTTCCGCATGCAGAACGGCGGGTGCGACAGCAACGACAAGTCCAAGGCCTGCAAGTTCGACCCGAACTACAAGGGCGCGACCTTCAAGTGGATCGGTGCGAACGTCAAGTACAACGCCGCCTCCGGCAAGACTGGCACGCCGTTCGCGCCGTACTCGATTCAGGAGATCGGCGGAGCGAAGATCGCCTTCGTGGGCGCCGTGACCAAGACCACCCCCGGCATCGTGTCGCCCGAGGGTGTGGCCATGCTGGACTTCACCGATGAAGCCGACGCCGTGAACGCCGTGATCCCCGAGATCAAGGCCAAGAAGGTCGACGCGATCATCATGCTGATCCACGAGGGCGGTGAACTGAACGCGACCAGCACGGCCAACTACAGCACGGTCGGATGCAGCGTCAACGAGTTCAACGCCACGCAGAGCCCCATCGTGAGCATCGCCAAGCGGGTCGATCCGGCGGTCAGCGCCATCATCAGCGGGCACACGCACAAGGGCTACAACTGCCTGATTCCTGATCCGACCGGCAAGGACCGCATCGTGATCGAGGGCGATTTCTACGGGCACCTGCTCCAGCACCTGGAACTCAAGGTGGACGTCGCCAACCACGCCGTCATGAGCGTGTCGGCCGCCAACCTGGTCGTGGACTACACCGCGCGCGAAGCGGCCGGCACGCTGGACTTCAACATGACCCAGCTCCTGACGACCGCGAACGCCAAGACCGACGCCATCTCGAACGTCACGATCGCCAACCTGGGCTCGCCGCAGATCCAGCGCGGCATCAACAACGTGCGCAACACCGAGAGCGCGCTGGGCGACGTGATCGCCGACGCGCTGCTGGCCGGCACCCAGGCGCAGGGCGCCCAGATCGGCCTGATGAACCCCGGCGGCATCCGCGCCGACCTGCCCGATACCACGCGCATCAAGGCCGGCAACGCCGTGAACTTCGGGGACGTGTTCGCCGTGCACCCCTTCGGCAACACCACCACGGTGCTGAGCCTGACCGGCCAGCAGCTCAAGGATCTGCTCGAGCAGCAGTGGAGTGGCGCGAACGCCACCGCGATCAAACTGCTCCAGGTGTCCGGGGGCTTCACGTACTCGTACACACTGGCCAACGCCGACGGCAATCGCGTCGACTTCGCGAGCATGAAGCTGAACGGCACGCCGATCAGCGCGACGGCCACCTACCGCATCGCCACGAACAACTTCCTGGCGGCGGGCGGCGACAACTTCACGATCTTCAAGCAGGGCACGAACGTCGTGCAGCTCGCCAACCTGGCCGACACCGACATCCTGTCGAACTACCTCAAGACCAACGGCGCCAGCCTCACGAACACCGTCAAGGGCCGTATCACCGCCAAGTAA
- the rsr gene encoding RNA-binding protein Rsr: MKNYLNAVNPLKRTQTERLGPRQVVNNAGGFVYALPDEARLTRFLILGTDGGTFYATERAHTLQATEFVKTFVLLDAGAALRVTLDVIRAGRAPKPDPALLVLALIAKTAPDAAHRKAAWDALPEVARTGTMLLHFLAFADALGGWGRLTRRGVANVYESADAARLALWAVKYKSRDGWSQADALRLSHPRTDDPERNAILKFMVDGVLDGVGDISAPALRVIEGHLLAQRVTTDKDAATLMRGYGLPIEAIPTHLRGEAVYRAAMQTNGLTWQLRNLGNLGRVGVLSAANRDVVREVVDRVTNPDALKRGRIHPLDALKAHLVYAQGRGVKGKGEWVPVPQVVDALQDAFYLAFGAVRPAGKRFLLGLDVSGSMGVGLVGGVPGLSPLKATAAMALVTARTEPEYAAVAFSSAGSGYGGRWGGGTPGLTPLTITPRQRLDDVMAAMQKIPMGGTDCALPMLWAAKNKVLVDTFVVYTDNETWAGGVHPTVALDQYRQKMGVDARVIVVGMTATEFTIADPNRGDMLDVVGFDTAAPGVMTDFARGEL, translated from the coding sequence ATGAAGAACTACCTGAACGCCGTGAATCCCCTGAAGCGCACCCAGACCGAGCGGCTTGGTCCCCGTCAGGTCGTGAACAACGCGGGCGGGTTCGTGTACGCCCTGCCGGACGAGGCCCGCCTGACCCGCTTCCTGATCCTGGGCACGGACGGCGGCACCTTCTACGCGACCGAGCGGGCGCACACCCTCCAGGCGACGGAGTTCGTGAAGACCTTCGTGCTCCTCGACGCGGGCGCGGCGCTGCGCGTGACGCTGGACGTGATCCGGGCCGGCCGCGCGCCCAAGCCCGACCCGGCGCTGCTGGTGCTGGCGCTGATCGCCAAGACCGCGCCGGACGCCGCACACCGCAAGGCCGCGTGGGACGCCCTGCCGGAGGTCGCGCGCACGGGCACCATGCTGCTGCACTTCCTGGCGTTCGCGGACGCCCTGGGCGGCTGGGGTCGCCTGACCCGCCGGGGCGTGGCGAACGTGTACGAATCGGCAGACGCGGCGCGGCTGGCGCTGTGGGCGGTGAAGTACAAGAGCCGTGACGGCTGGAGCCAGGCAGACGCCCTGCGCCTGAGCCACCCCAGGACGGACGACCCGGAACGCAACGCGATCCTGAAGTTCATGGTGGACGGTGTGCTGGACGGAGTGGGCGACATCAGCGCTCCGGCCCTGCGCGTGATCGAGGGGCACCTGCTGGCCCAGCGCGTGACGACCGACAAGGACGCCGCGACCCTGATGCGCGGCTACGGCCTGCCCATCGAGGCGATCCCGACCCACCTGCGCGGCGAGGCCGTGTACCGCGCGGCCATGCAGACCAACGGCCTGACGTGGCAGCTGCGTAACCTGGGGAACCTGGGGCGCGTGGGCGTGCTGAGCGCTGCCAACCGCGACGTGGTGCGCGAGGTCGTGGACCGCGTCACGAACCCGGACGCGCTGAAGCGTGGGCGCATCCACCCGCTGGACGCCCTGAAGGCGCACCTGGTGTACGCGCAGGGTCGCGGCGTGAAGGGCAAGGGCGAGTGGGTTCCCGTGCCGCAGGTCGTGGACGCCCTGCAGGACGCGTTCTACCTGGCCTTCGGCGCGGTGCGTCCCGCTGGCAAGCGCTTCCTGCTGGGCCTGGACGTGTCGGGCAGCATGGGCGTGGGGCTGGTGGGCGGCGTGCCGGGACTGAGCCCGCTGAAGGCGACCGCCGCCATGGCGCTGGTCACTGCCCGCACCGAACCCGAGTACGCGGCCGTGGCATTCAGCTCGGCAGGAAGCGGCTACGGCGGGCGCTGGGGCGGGGGCACGCCCGGCCTGACCCCGCTAACCATCACCCCGCGCCAGCGGCTGGACGACGTGATGGCCGCGATGCAGAAGATCCCGATGGGCGGCACCGACTGCGCCCTGCCGATGCTCTGGGCGGCGAAGAACAAGGTGCTGGTGGACACCTTCGTGGTCTACACCGACAACGAAACGTGGGCGGGGGGCGTCCACCCGACGGTCGCGCTGGATCAGTACCGTCAGAAGATGGGCGTGGACGCGCGCGTGATCGTAGTCGGCATGACCGCCACGGAGTTCACCATCGCGGACCCGAACCGGGGCGACATGCTGGACGTCGTGGGCTTCGACACCGCCGCGCCGGGCGTGATGACGGACTTCGCACGGGGCGAGCTGTAG
- a CDS encoding secretin N-terminal domain-containing protein, whose translation MTRRYASLLLTAALGMAAAQTAPTPVTSVSDSALSGAGVTFQISRAGNDLTSMLIALAKSVGYELIIEPSADDVLRAAGSGTTGGAAAASTVTYAFTNKPFNQVWPLVLDLYGLSYESLSLGGKTVLRVGVKPIQKIVKLPSGLVASAVERQLKLSFGTPQTAQTSQTAPAAQGAATTAAGTTTTTTQTDVVLDSKTLRIVAEPSSNSIIIRGTNQEVAQVQALLDQIIATQPAGTQAAAPIPSVQRIYSVNSSAADITALLGAQFPTLRVTAVGTSGQIVITGAQDQVDAALALLGQVDRAPTPTATATTAQQVYTVKGQQADAVALLGAQFPALKVTPVGQTGQLVINGPQDQLTAALALLGQVDRPASAAPTTVQRVFTLVNASAEEVKATLEGTLARALSDAGTTTSPNVPVTGTDASGNPITVSVPASQTAAGAAAQAQAQQQTASAATAPATGATIIADVRTNTLIVRGTAEQVTQIAELIPNLDKVVPQINVQVRIQEITDTALRSLGVDWKLGFGGFNIGVGQSGLTATFDPTRSLVGFNLGPSLTALENQGMTKRVYDGSVTMQSGQRSLTSASGADNASSNAAASIKSGGRVELNIPSTSGNIVRQIDYGVNLDFFSPQVAPDGTITLRVRGQINQPSSPLPTTGVPNILSFTNSEAQSTITFKSGQTVLMSGLMSTNETSSKVGVPILSSIPLIGAAFGKQDTNRTQTQLLVVITGTVVQ comes from the coding sequence ATGACTAGACGCTACGCATCCCTCCTGCTGACCGCCGCGCTCGGCATGGCCGCCGCGCAGACCGCCCCGACGCCGGTGACCAGCGTCTCCGACTCGGCCCTGTCCGGTGCGGGCGTGACCTTCCAGATCAGCCGGGCCGGCAACGACCTGACGTCCATGCTGATCGCGCTGGCCAAGAGCGTCGGGTACGAGTTGATCATCGAGCCCAGCGCCGACGACGTGCTGCGCGCGGCCGGTTCGGGCACCACTGGCGGCGCGGCGGCGGCGAGCACGGTCACCTACGCCTTCACGAACAAGCCCTTCAACCAGGTGTGGCCGCTGGTGCTCGACCTGTACGGCCTGAGCTACGAGTCGCTGTCGCTGGGCGGCAAGACCGTGCTGCGCGTCGGCGTCAAGCCCATCCAGAAGATCGTGAAACTGCCGTCCGGCCTGGTGGCCAGCGCCGTCGAGCGTCAGCTGAAGCTGTCCTTCGGCACGCCGCAGACGGCGCAGACCAGCCAGACCGCGCCGGCCGCACAAGGGGCCGCGACCACGGCAGCCGGCACCACCACGACGACGACCCAGACCGACGTCGTCCTCGACTCGAAGACGCTGCGGATCGTGGCGGAACCGTCCTCGAACTCCATCATCATCCGCGGCACCAACCAGGAAGTCGCGCAGGTGCAGGCGCTGCTCGACCAGATCATCGCCACGCAGCCGGCTGGGACGCAGGCGGCCGCGCCCATCCCCTCGGTGCAGCGCATCTACAGCGTGAACTCCAGCGCGGCCGACATCACGGCGCTGCTGGGCGCGCAGTTCCCCACCCTGCGGGTCACGGCGGTGGGCACCAGCGGCCAGATCGTGATCACGGGTGCCCAGGATCAGGTGGACGCCGCCCTGGCGCTGCTCGGGCAGGTGGACAGGGCGCCGACCCCCACCGCCACGGCCACCACGGCACAGCAGGTGTACACCGTCAAGGGCCAGCAGGCCGACGCTGTGGCCCTGCTGGGCGCGCAGTTCCCAGCGCTGAAGGTCACGCCGGTCGGGCAGACCGGGCAGCTCGTGATCAACGGGCCGCAGGACCAGCTGACGGCGGCGCTGGCGCTGCTCGGCCAGGTGGACCGGCCCGCCAGCGCCGCGCCCACCACGGTGCAGCGCGTGTTCACCCTGGTCAACGCCAGCGCCGAGGAGGTCAAGGCGACCCTGGAGGGCACCCTGGCGCGCGCGCTGAGTGACGCGGGCACCACGACCTCGCCCAACGTCCCGGTGACGGGCACCGATGCCAGCGGGAACCCGATCACGGTCAGTGTGCCGGCGTCGCAGACGGCGGCGGGCGCGGCGGCCCAGGCGCAGGCACAGCAGCAGACGGCCAGCGCGGCCACGGCCCCCGCGACGGGCGCGACGATCATCGCGGACGTGCGGACGAACACGCTGATCGTGCGCGGCACGGCCGAGCAGGTCACGCAGATCGCGGAACTCATCCCGAACCTCGACAAGGTCGTGCCGCAGATCAATGTGCAGGTGCGTATCCAGGAGATCACGGACACGGCGCTGCGCTCGCTGGGTGTGGACTGGAAGCTGGGCTTCGGCGGCTTCAACATCGGCGTGGGCCAGTCGGGCCTGACGGCGACCTTCGACCCCACGCGCAGTCTGGTGGGCTTCAACCTGGGGCCGTCCCTGACCGCGCTGGAGAACCAGGGCATGACCAAGCGCGTGTACGACGGCTCGGTGACCATGCAGAGCGGCCAGCGCTCGCTGACCTCCGCCAGCGGTGCGGACAATGCGTCCAGCAACGCGGCAGCGTCCATCAAGAGCGGCGGCCGGGTGGAACTGAACATCCCCTCGACCAGCGGCAACATCGTGCGGCAGATCGACTACGGCGTGAACCTGGACTTCTTCAGCCCGCAGGTCGCCCCGGACGGGACGATCACGCTGCGGGTGCGCGGGCAGATCAACCAGCCGTCGTCGCCGCTGCCGACCACCGGGGTCCCGAACATCCTGTCGTTCACGAACTCCGAGGCGCAGAGCACCATCACCTTCAAGAGCGGGCAGACGGTGCTGATGAGCGGCCTGATGAGCACCAACGAGACCAGCAGCAAGGTAGGCGTGCCGATCCTGAGCAGCATTCCGCTGATCGGAGCGGCCTTCGGCAAGCAGGACACCAACCGCACCCAGACGCAGCTGCTGGTGGTCATCACCGGCACCGTCGTCCAGTAA
- a CDS encoding acetamidase/formamidase family protein: protein MADHHLGTAHIHTVWDHALPPALTVRPGDTVTLDTLDASDGGVARRVATGDVEAPPDLADVIARSLRAPRPGPRGHPLTGPVFIDGAEPGDALRIDLLSVEGAEWGWTGCRPDGIGLLDAALGAEGLTPYTHIWDLRARTHADFLPGIRVPLAPFPGVIGVAPGAAGPHSTSPPRHVGGNMDIRQLVAGAALWLPVEVPGALLSVGDLHAAQGDGELSGTGIEMDGRITLRVNVEKGAGLTTPEFTTPTHGGSSRRWHATTGHDPDLMTAARLALRPLLRRLQARGLTLEQAYVLASACADLKISQIVDAPNYTVSAFLPLDIFVNG from the coding sequence ATGGCCGATCACCACCTTGGAACCGCGCACATCCATACCGTGTGGGACCACGCGCTGCCGCCCGCCCTCACCGTCCGGCCCGGCGACACGGTCACCCTCGACACCCTGGACGCCTCGGACGGTGGGGTGGCCAGGCGCGTGGCGACCGGCGATGTGGAGGCGCCACCGGACCTCGCAGACGTGATCGCACGCAGCCTGCGTGCGCCGCGCCCTGGCCCGCGCGGCCATCCTCTGACCGGCCCGGTGTTCATTGACGGGGCCGAACCCGGCGACGCGCTCCGGATCGACCTCCTGAGCGTCGAGGGCGCCGAGTGGGGCTGGACCGGCTGCCGCCCCGACGGCATCGGGCTGCTGGACGCCGCGCTGGGGGCCGAGGGGCTCACGCCGTACACGCACATCTGGGACCTGCGCGCCCGGACGCACGCGGACTTCCTGCCGGGCATCCGCGTGCCGCTGGCGCCGTTCCCCGGCGTGATCGGCGTCGCGCCGGGCGCGGCAGGTCCGCATTCCACGTCGCCGCCGCGCCACGTGGGCGGCAACATGGACATCCGGCAACTGGTGGCCGGCGCGGCCCTGTGGCTGCCGGTGGAAGTGCCGGGCGCGCTCCTGTCGGTGGGTGACCTGCACGCCGCCCAGGGAGACGGTGAGCTGTCGGGCACCGGTATCGAGATGGACGGCCGCATCACGCTGCGCGTGAACGTGGAGAAGGGCGCCGGCCTCACCACACCGGAATTCACCACTCCCACGCACGGCGGCAGCAGTCGGCGCTGGCACGCGACCACCGGCCACGACCCCGACCTGATGACCGCCGCCCGGCTGGCCCTGCGCCCCCTGCTGCGCCGGCTGCAGGCGCGCGGCCTGACACTGGAGCAGGCGTACGTCCTGGCGAGCGCGTGCGCCGACCTGAAGATCAGCCAGATCGTGGACGCGCCCAACTACACCGTCAGCGCGTTCCTGCCGCTGGACATCTTTGTCAACGGCTGA
- the pilM gene encoding type IV pilus assembly protein PilM produces the protein MSSFLNRLLNPRPPALGVEIGTSAIKVVALRPGSPPSLLHAVMVPTPIGSMRDGLVVEPQAVATELKNLLAEHRITTKYAVTAVPNQSAVTRNIMVPKMDRKELQDAIKWEAERYIPYPIDDVSLDFDLLDDPATIPDDSQMEVVIAAAPTEAIARQVEVLRLAGLEPTIVDLKSFAALRALRGNLLGEHLTKSTLTGGNYTEAGEVALVMEIGASSSVINLVRGDRVLLTRNINVAADDFTTALQKSFDLDFSAAEDVKLGYATATTPTEDEEDLLNFDLAREQYSPARVFEVVRPVLGDLITEIRRSLEFYRVQSGDVVIDRTFLAGGGAKLRGLAAAISDALGFRVEVASPWLTVQTDQANVDTGYLQTNAPEFTVPLGLALRGVTGRG, from the coding sequence ATGTCAAGTTTCCTGAACCGACTACTTAATCCGCGCCCCCCGGCGCTCGGGGTCGAGATTGGCACGAGTGCCATCAAGGTGGTGGCGCTGCGGCCCGGGTCTCCGCCCTCGCTGCTGCATGCCGTGATGGTGCCCACGCCGATCGGCAGCATGAGGGACGGACTGGTGGTCGAGCCGCAGGCGGTCGCGACGGAGCTCAAGAACCTGCTGGCCGAGCACCGCATCACCACCAAGTATGCCGTGACCGCCGTGCCCAACCAGTCGGCGGTCACGCGCAACATCATGGTGCCCAAGATGGACCGCAAGGAACTCCAGGACGCGATCAAGTGGGAGGCCGAGCGCTATATCCCCTATCCCATCGACGACGTCAGCCTGGATTTTGACCTGCTGGACGACCCGGCGACCATCCCCGACGACTCGCAGATGGAGGTCGTGATCGCCGCCGCACCCACCGAGGCGATTGCCCGGCAGGTCGAGGTGCTGCGGCTTGCGGGCCTGGAACCGACCATCGTGGACCTCAAGTCCTTCGCGGCGCTGCGCGCCCTGCGCGGGAACCTGCTGGGCGAGCACCTCACCAAGAGCACCCTGACCGGCGGCAACTACACCGAGGCCGGCGAGGTCGCGCTGGTCATGGAGATCGGCGCGAGCAGCAGCGTGATCAATCTGGTGCGCGGCGACCGCGTGCTGCTCACCCGCAACATCAACGTGGCCGCCGACGACTTCACGACCGCGCTGCAGAAGTCCTTCGATCTGGACTTCAGCGCCGCCGAGGACGTCAAGCTCGGCTACGCCACCGCGACCACCCCCACCGAGGACGAGGAAGACCTGCTGAACTTCGACCTGGCGCGCGAGCAGTACTCGCCGGCCCGCGTGTTCGAGGTGGTTCGCCCGGTGCTGGGCGACCTGATCACCGAGATCCGCCGCAGCCTGGAGTTCTACCGCGTGCAGAGCGGCGACGTGGTCATCGACCGGACCTTCCTGGCGGGCGGCGGCGCGAAACTGCGCGGGCTGGCCGCCGCGATCAGCGACGCGCTGGGCTTCCGGGTGGAGGTCGCCAGTCCGTGGCTGACGGTCCAGACGGACCAGGCGAACGTGGACACCGGGTACCTCCAGACGAACGCGCCGGAGTTCACGGTGCCGCTGGGCCTGGCGCTGCGGGGGGTGACCGGCCGTGGTTGA
- a CDS encoding type 4a pilus biogenesis protein PilO encodes MLTKLSPRNLFLVALAACVLLIGLWYMLRFQPRQQQISDLSGQLDTLNTQVATLRTAAARLPTLRTEVEAMRTDREKFLAALPSAANFGPVLDELRLTTASTGARMNNFTVQTGNVANLPGGVRPLNLTVGITGKFAQVFQTLRDIETMSRFTTVSNVSLQLPTATSFDPDLEGSLGMTVYTFDPAQAAAQAGSTSGTPAAPSAPPAAPGGTQ; translated from the coding sequence GTGTTAACTAAGCTCTCGCCCCGCAACCTGTTCCTGGTGGCGCTCGCCGCATGCGTGCTGCTGATCGGGCTGTGGTACATGCTGCGCTTCCAGCCGCGCCAGCAGCAGATTTCCGACCTCAGCGGCCAGCTCGACACGCTGAACACGCAGGTGGCCACGCTGCGCACCGCCGCCGCGCGGCTGCCCACGCTGCGCACCGAGGTCGAGGCGATGCGCACCGACCGTGAGAAGTTCCTCGCCGCGCTGCCCAGCGCCGCGAACTTCGGGCCGGTGCTGGACGAACTGCGGCTGACCACTGCCTCGACCGGCGCGCGGATGAACAACTTTACCGTGCAGACCGGGAACGTGGCGAACCTGCCCGGCGGCGTGCGCCCGCTGAACCTCACGGTGGGCATCACCGGGAAGTTCGCGCAGGTGTTCCAGACGCTGCGCGACATCGAGACCATGAGCCGCTTCACGACGGTCAGCAACGTGTCCCTGCAGCTGCCGACCGCGACGTCCTTCGATCCGGACCTGGAAGGCTCACTGGGCATGACGGTATACACCTTCGATCCGGCCCAGGCGGCCGCGCAGGCCGGGAGCACGTCCGGCACGCCCGCGGCGCCCAGCGCTCCGCCCGCCGCACCAGGAGGCACCCAGTGA